In the genome of Staphylococcus durrellii, one region contains:
- a CDS encoding MarR family winged helix-turn-helix transcriptional regulator — protein MDRTKASLNSFVGLNRTLDYLEQIVREDIKQYGLNVTEFAVLELLYNKGDQPIQRIRQRVLIASSSISYVVDKLEEKGYVTRVKDLQDKRIYNATLTEEGRTLMAQIFPQHAQTLTSTFSVLSEKELESLQYILKKLSAQT, from the coding sequence ATGGACCGAACGAAGGCATCACTAAATTCATTTGTTGGTTTAAACCGTACTTTAGATTATTTGGAGCAGATAGTTCGTGAAGATATAAAGCAATATGGTCTAAATGTTACCGAATTTGCAGTCCTAGAGTTGTTGTATAATAAAGGTGATCAACCTATCCAACGTATACGTCAAAGGGTATTAATCGCCAGCAGCAGCATTAGCTATGTGGTTGATAAATTGGAAGAAAAAGGCTATGTAACTCGTGTAAAAGACCTCCAAGATAAGCGGATTTATAATGCAACTTTGACTGAAGAAGGTCGAACTTTAATGGCTCAAATATTCCCACAACATGCTCAAACGTTAACATCTACGTTTTCAGTGTTATCTGAAAAAGAGTTGGAATCATTACAATATATTTTAAAGAAGTTAAGTGCTCAAACTTAG
- the mhqE gene encoding ring-cleaving dioxygenase MhqE codes for MTNNQLLGIHHVTAITDDAERNYNFFTKVLGMRLVKKTVNQDDIYTYHTFFADDVGSPGTDMTFFDFPNVPKGESGTNSITRPSFRVPNDSALAYYKQRFDEFDVKHDGIQTLFGKKVLPFEEADGQNYQLVSDEHNTGVDPGKPWLEGPVPTDKAIYGLGPIEITVSYFDEFKQILEGLYGMVTINEEDNIALLNVGEGGNGGQVILRQDKESDSAKQGYGEVHHVSFRVKDHDAIESWLHKYQEQHIGNSGLVDRFYFEALYARIGHILLEVSTDGPGFMGDEPYETLGEGLSLPPFLEEQREYIEAQIRPFDTSRNNE; via the coding sequence ATGACAAACAATCAATTATTAGGAATACATCACGTAACTGCAATTACAGATGATGCAGAGCGAAATTATAATTTTTTTACTAAAGTATTAGGTATGAGATTAGTAAAAAAAACTGTTAACCAAGATGATATTTATACGTATCATACTTTTTTTGCCGATGACGTAGGTTCACCAGGTACAGACATGACATTCTTTGATTTCCCAAATGTTCCAAAAGGGGAAAGTGGAACAAATTCTATAACTAGACCATCATTTAGAGTTCCAAATGATAGCGCATTAGCTTATTATAAACAACGTTTCGATGAATTTGATGTAAAACATGATGGAATTCAAACGCTATTTGGTAAAAAGGTCTTGCCATTTGAAGAAGCAGATGGCCAAAATTATCAACTTGTTTCTGATGAACATAATACTGGCGTAGATCCAGGTAAACCATGGCTAGAAGGACCTGTACCAACTGATAAAGCTATTTATGGTTTAGGTCCTATTGAAATTACAGTGAGTTATTTCGATGAATTCAAACAAATTTTAGAAGGTCTTTACGGTATGGTAACTATAAATGAAGAGGATAATATCGCTTTACTTAATGTTGGCGAAGGAGGCAATGGTGGCCAAGTCATTTTAAGACAAGATAAAGAAAGTGACAGTGCTAAACAAGGTTATGGCGAAGTTCATCATGTATCATTTAGAGTGAAAGATCATGATGCTATTGAATCATGGTTGCACAAATACCAAGAACAACATATTGGTAACTCAGGACTCGTTGATCGTTTTTATTTTGAAGCACTTTATGCAAGAATCGGCCATATATTATTAGAAGTTTCGACTGATGGTCCAGGATTTATGGGTGATGAACCATATGAAACACTAGGTGAAGGATTATCATTGCCACCATTTTTAGAAGAACAACGTGAATATATTGAAGCTCAAATCAGACCATTCGACACATCACGTAATAATGAATAA
- the aldA gene encoding aldehyde dehydrogenase, translating to MNQLFINNEFIESKSTETMNVINPATGETFDTITLATAEEVNVAVEKSKHAQQEWEKVTQPNRAEHVKMLIPLLEQNKNEIAEFYVKEQGKILSSAIGEIDKSIQFIDYMTGLSMSNKGEVLQNTRENETIQLTKKPVGVTAGIVPWNAPILVLMRKVIPALITGCSVVIKPSEETTLLTLKLAQLFKQSTIPAGLVQILPGTGETVGTQLAQHPDIQLISLTGSMKAGKSVLENSASNIKKANLELGGNAPALVTANANLDKAVDYIVTARINNAGQVCTCPERIIVHDDVHDEFLSKLSAKMQGLNVGDPFDENTDYGAIINQKQLESIDNKVKQAVNNGAKLVLGGNIIDRNGYYYAPTILDNVQPEDEAFKNEIFGPVIPIVTYSDLNEAINLANDTTAGLSSYIFSENLKEVMTATEQLKFGEVYANCEAEEVVNGYHAGWRESGLGGADGIHGFEEYYNTTVSYIRYD from the coding sequence ATGAACCAATTATTTATTAACAATGAATTTATCGAAAGTAAATCAACTGAAACTATGAATGTTATTAATCCAGCTACTGGAGAAACATTTGATACGATAACACTTGCAACTGCTGAAGAAGTAAATGTTGCAGTAGAAAAATCTAAACACGCACAACAAGAATGGGAAAAAGTTACCCAACCGAATCGTGCAGAACACGTTAAAATGTTAATTCCATTGCTTGAACAAAATAAAAATGAAATCGCAGAATTTTACGTAAAAGAACAAGGAAAAATCTTATCTTCAGCAATTGGCGAGATTGATAAATCAATACAGTTCATCGATTATATGACTGGTTTAAGTATGTCTAATAAAGGCGAAGTATTACAGAACACACGTGAGAATGAAACAATTCAATTAACAAAAAAACCTGTCGGTGTTACAGCAGGCATAGTTCCTTGGAATGCACCTATCTTGGTACTAATGCGTAAAGTTATTCCGGCATTAATTACTGGCTGTTCGGTCGTAATTAAACCAAGTGAAGAAACTACCTTACTAACTTTAAAATTGGCTCAGTTATTTAAACAATCTACAATTCCTGCAGGTTTAGTCCAAATATTACCTGGTACAGGAGAAACTGTAGGAACACAATTAGCACAACATCCCGATATACAACTTATTTCTTTAACCGGAAGTATGAAAGCCGGTAAATCGGTATTAGAAAATAGTGCTAGCAATATAAAAAAAGCTAATTTAGAATTAGGTGGCAATGCGCCTGCACTCGTCACTGCAAATGCCAATCTAGATAAAGCGGTCGACTACATTGTCACTGCACGTATAAATAACGCAGGTCAGGTATGTACTTGTCCAGAAAGAATAATTGTCCACGACGATGTACATGATGAATTCCTCTCTAAATTATCTGCAAAAATGCAAGGTTTGAATGTTGGAGACCCGTTTGATGAAAATACCGATTATGGAGCTATAATCAATCAAAAACAACTAGAAAGCATTGATAACAAAGTTAAACAAGCTGTCAATAATGGGGCTAAGTTAGTACTTGGAGGCAACATAATAGATAGAAATGGTTATTATTATGCACCTACAATTTTAGATAACGTGCAACCAGAAGACGAAGCTTTCAAAAATGAAATCTTTGGTCCAGTTATTCCTATTGTAACTTATAGTGATTTGAACGAAGCGATAAATCTTGCTAATGACACAACTGCCGGTCTATCTTCTTATATTTTCTCCGAAAATTTAAAAGAAGTTATGACTGCTACTGAACAGCTTAAATTTGGCGAGGTTTATGCTAACTGTGAAGCTGAAGAAGTAGTCAATGGTTATCACGCAGGTTGGAGAGAATCGGGCTTAGGCGGTGCAGATGGTATACATGGATTTGAAGAATATTACAATACAACAGTATCTTATATTCGTTATGACTAA